The Desulfobacterales bacterium DNA segment AATTTTTTTCACCCGGGTCAAGCCGGGCGGCTGGTATGAAAGCTACACAGAAATACCCTCTTTGCCCGTTGTTGTCAAAAAATAGTAACCGTTCACCGGCCGCGGCCGAAGGGGAACACCACCCGGAGCCTGGGGAGCGAGATGGCGCTTGTGGCCATATTTTGTTGGCATCCTCCGACCTTTTGGTTTATAGTGGCCTCCATTATAAAATGAATGCGGCCTCATTCCTGCTATGGTGAAAAAGAGCAAACATTCAATGCCATTAGTTAATATAAGGTAAACAAGAACAAAAAAGGAGTTGCTCATGAACATCTTGATTTTTGGACCCAACGGCAGTGGCAAGGGCACCCAGGGCGCCATTATCCAGAAAAAATATAATGTGGCCCACATCGAGTCAGGGGCGATCTTTCGCAAGAATATCGGCGGCGGCACCGAACTCGGGATGAAGGCCAAGGAGTACATCGACCGCGGCGACCTGGTCCCGGACGATATCACCATCCCGATGATCCTTGACCGCCTCAAGGAAGATGACTGCAAGGAGGGCTGGCTGCTGGACGGCTTTCCCCGCAACAAGGTTCAGGCCGAGACCCTGGCCAAGGCCCTGGCCGCCGCCGGGATCAATCTGGATTATGTGATCGAGATTGTCCTGCCCCGCGAGATTGCCAAGCTGCGGATCACCGGCCGCAGGCTCTGCGTCAATGACAACAACCACCCCAACCACATCGCCTTTGACGCCATCAAGCCGACCGAGAAGGAAGACGGCACCATTGTCTGCCGGGTATGCGGCGGCGAACTCAACACCCGGGCCGACGACCAGGATGACGAGGCCATTGATAAGCGGCACAACATCTACTATGACGATAACACCGGCACCATGGCCGCGGTGAATTTCTTCAAGAGCCTGGAGGGCCCCAAACTCATCTCGGTTGACGGCCTGCCCTCGATCCAGGAGGTATCCGAGGCGATCATGAAAGAGCTGGCCTAGCTGGCAGACATTCCGGATAATCCCGGTGATACGAGGAAGGAGGCAGTTTGTGCCTCCTTCCTTTTTTTATGGGATGTTGTAGTTGGCGGATTCGTAAAAACTAAAATTTTTACCGCAGAGTATGCAGAGGCCGCGGAGGAAATCGTATTATTTTAATAATTAACCCTGCGTCCTCTGCGCTCTCCGCGGTTAATTCAGGCTGATTT contains these protein-coding regions:
- a CDS encoding adenylate kinase, which produces MNILIFGPNGSGKGTQGAIIQKKYNVAHIESGAIFRKNIGGGTELGMKAKEYIDRGDLVPDDITIPMILDRLKEDDCKEGWLLDGFPRNKVQAETLAKALAAAGINLDYVIEIVLPREIAKLRITGRRLCVNDNNHPNHIAFDAIKPTEKEDGTIVCRVCGGELNTRADDQDDEAIDKRHNIYYDDNTGTMAAVNFFKSLEGPKLISVDGLPSIQEVSEAIMKELA